One genomic segment of Verrucomicrobiia bacterium includes these proteins:
- a CDS encoding tetratricopeptide repeat protein encodes MREMTVGVAVTPSFKATPDWKGTFKKRLKYASSIFEREFRIKLKEAVFFDWDPPAEAADMSLLLDDLMARYTLGSKKTDMMIGLTRLDDISGSMNLKDLHVLGKTRPFSGFMVLRYPNHPLFRVQEETILVHEMGHLFGAVHTSREDTIMCSYVDRQIPTTFDKKNHDIVSAIRNMNFQRGMESLDPGIIQQLLDTYMDMNSGAQSTDFYYALANFYLQLGQYAEAANALERLVKMEPDNGRAFYNLGVLYLNMGKSDAAEKNLTAAIARLGSAGQQVPKAKAYDALAKIYFRQGNMEGAGYAWTKALALDPDNLDIKVGLAIVQLKSGQVAAAENALQKALKESPNNAQILTHLGTASYMKGDSAGSLQYYQKALKIIQDRKAGGKKDLEDDTLLVDIYGGMGMGLWAAGNREEATKYFSAACAMNPSLVCHQKMGQIFFEIGEWDAAISEFVQVLQQDKEDAETYGILGMALVKKNELEKAVSVFQEGLRYVKDSKKSSRLHSNSGHLYLQLQRADLAVTEFMSAISEDWSNKDAHMGIALAYISKGEPVSARQALQNLLGMDPQNGKAKELLVQVDKMIQELQNQQVSVSFSEGG; translated from the coding sequence ATGCGGGAAATGACCGTCGGCGTGGCCGTCACTCCCTCTTTCAAAGCGACTCCGGACTGGAAGGGGACTTTCAAAAAGCGCCTCAAATATGCGTCCTCGATTTTCGAGAGGGAATTCCGCATCAAATTAAAAGAGGCGGTCTTTTTCGACTGGGATCCGCCGGCGGAAGCGGCCGACATGTCGCTGCTACTCGACGACCTCATGGCCCGCTACACGCTCGGCTCGAAAAAAACCGACATGATGATCGGGCTCACGCGCCTCGACGACATCTCCGGTTCGATGAACCTCAAGGACCTGCACGTCCTCGGGAAAACGCGCCCCTTTTCCGGCTTCATGGTCCTGCGCTATCCCAACCATCCTCTTTTCCGCGTGCAGGAAGAGACGATTCTGGTCCATGAGATGGGGCATTTGTTCGGCGCGGTCCACACCAGCCGCGAGGACACGATCATGTGCTCGTACGTGGACCGCCAGATCCCGACCACGTTCGACAAGAAAAATCACGACATTGTCTCCGCGATCCGAAACATGAATTTCCAGCGCGGCATGGAGAGCCTGGACCCCGGTATCATCCAGCAGCTGCTGGACACGTACATGGACATGAACAGCGGCGCGCAAAGCACGGATTTCTATTACGCGCTGGCTAATTTCTACCTGCAGCTCGGGCAGTACGCGGAAGCCGCGAATGCGCTGGAAAGGCTGGTCAAGATGGAGCCCGACAACGGACGCGCTTTTTACAATCTCGGCGTGCTTTACCTCAACATGGGAAAGTCTGACGCCGCGGAGAAAAATCTGACGGCCGCGATTGCCCGGCTCGGCAGCGCGGGCCAGCAGGTCCCTAAAGCCAAGGCCTACGACGCGCTCGCGAAGATTTATTTCCGCCAGGGCAACATGGAAGGGGCGGGCTACGCCTGGACGAAAGCGCTCGCGCTCGACCCGGACAATCTCGACATCAAGGTGGGGCTTGCGATCGTCCAGTTGAAGAGCGGGCAAGTCGCGGCCGCGGAAAACGCGCTGCAAAAAGCCCTGAAGGAGTCGCCCAACAACGCGCAAATCCTCACGCATCTCGGGACCGCGTCGTACATGAAAGGCGACTCGGCGGGCTCGCTTCAATATTATCAGAAGGCGCTGAAGATCATCCAGGACCGCAAGGCCGGGGGCAAAAAAGATCTCGAAGACGACACGCTTCTTGTCGACATCTACGGCGGCATGGGCATGGGCCTGTGGGCCGCGGGCAACCGCGAGGAGGCGACGAAATATTTTTCCGCGGCCTGCGCCATGAATCCTTCCCTGGTCTGCCATCAGAAGATGGGCCAGATCTTTTTCGAAATCGGCGAGTGGGACGCGGCCATTTCGGAATTCGTGCAGGTCCTGCAGCAGGATAAGGAAGACGCGGAAACCTACGGCATCCTGGGGATGGCGCTCGTTAAGAAAAACGAGCTGGAAAAGGCCGTTTCAGTCTTCCAGGAGGGGCTGCGCTACGTCAAAGACAGCAAGAAAAGTTCGCGCCTGCACAGCAACAGCGGGCATCTGTACCTTCAGCTCCAGCGCGCGGACCTTGCCGTAACCGAATTCATGAGCGCCATTTCCGAGGACTGGAGCAACAAGGACGCCCACATGGGCATTGCCCTGGCCTACATTTCCAAGGGGGAGCCGGTCAGCGCCCGGCAGGCCCTCCAGAACCTTTTGGGCATGGACCCCCAGAACGGCAAGGCCAAGGAGCTGCTCGTCCAGGTCGATAAAATGATCCAGGAATTGCAAAACCAGCAGGTATCCGTTAGCTTTTCAGAAGGCGGCTAA